A genome region from Syntrophaceae bacterium includes the following:
- a CDS encoding cytochrome c — MTATANAVRTARVTAAALPAVFGVAVPTIGRLARPAREALCRNHCVVCHGEKGDGKGIAAPSFGGKITDFTNPDHWKKTDDRKIVNGILKGQGRMPAQPVSPEQARAIAEYMKSEFRGRH, encoded by the coding sequence ATGACGGCAACGGCGAACGCCGTCCGGACCGCCCGGGTGACCGCTGCGGCGCTGCCCGCTGTCTTTGGCGTTGCGGTCCCGACTATCGGCCGGCTGGCACGGCCGGCAAGGGAGGCGCTCTGCCGGAATCACTGCGTCGTCTGCCACGGCGAGAAGGGGGACGGGAAAGGGATTGCAGCGCCGTCCTTCGGCGGGAAAATCACCGATTTCACGAACCCCGACCACTGGAAGAAAACGGATGACCGGAAGATCGTCAACGGCATTCTCAAGGGCCAGGGCCGCATGCCGGCGCAGCCCGTCAGCCCCGAGCAGGCCCGGGCCATCGCCGAGTACATGAAATCGGAGTTCAGGGGCAGGCACTGA
- a CDS encoding iron ABC transporter substrate-binding protein, whose amino-acid sequence MAGRSVRVSGGASRIVALGPGALRLVVYLGAIDRVVGVEEAEKGRFPLAARPYGLAVRDRIMALPSVGEGGAGRTPDPERILALRPDLIVGVGLDPAQVSGLEAKTGVPVLVLDYGEIGVFREEALQSIALLGRVTGREARAAEILRFVDACRADLGRRTARIEGPKRPRAYVGGIGHKGRHGLLSTEAGFLPLAMAGGRNVADETGRGGHLFIDREQLLAWRPEVIFIDVNGLDLVAADYTANPAYYHALEAVRKGRVYTLYPYNFYGTNIEVALADAYFIGKILYPERFRDVDPVRKAGEIVRFFVGRPVLDGMKEAYPGFGRVSFEGGRIDVR is encoded by the coding sequence ATGGCGGGCCGGTCGGTGCGGGTGTCCGGGGGCGCGAGCCGCATCGTCGCTCTCGGTCCGGGGGCCCTGCGTCTCGTCGTCTACCTGGGCGCGATCGACCGGGTCGTCGGCGTGGAGGAGGCGGAGAAGGGCCGCTTCCCCCTTGCGGCGCGACCCTACGGGCTGGCCGTCCGGGACCGCATCATGGCCCTGCCTTCCGTCGGGGAGGGCGGGGCGGGCCGGACCCCGGACCCCGAGAGGATCCTCGCCCTGAGGCCGGACCTCATTGTCGGCGTGGGGCTCGACCCGGCGCAGGTCTCGGGGCTCGAGGCCAAGACGGGGGTCCCGGTGCTCGTCCTGGACTACGGCGAGATCGGGGTCTTCCGGGAGGAGGCCCTGCAGTCCATCGCGCTTCTGGGGCGGGTCACGGGGCGCGAGGCGCGGGCCGCGGAGATTCTCCGCTTCGTCGATGCCTGCCGGGCGGACCTCGGGCGCCGGACCGCGCGCATCGAAGGCCCGAAAAGACCGCGCGCCTACGTGGGGGGCATCGGCCACAAGGGACGACACGGGCTCCTGAGCACCGAGGCCGGCTTCCTGCCCCTGGCCATGGCGGGCGGACGGAACGTGGCCGACGAAACGGGCCGCGGGGGGCACCTCTTCATCGATCGGGAGCAGCTCCTGGCCTGGAGACCCGAGGTGATCTTCATCGACGTCAACGGCCTCGATCTTGTCGCGGCGGACTACACCGCCAACCCGGCGTATTACCATGCGCTGGAGGCCGTGAGGAAAGGGCGTGTGTACACCCTCTATCCCTACAACTTCTACGGCACGAACATCGAGGTGGCCCTCGCCGATGCCTACTTCATCGGCAAGATCCTGTATCCCGAACGGTTCCGTGACGTCGACCCCGTAAGGAAAGCAGGGGAGATCGTCCGTTTCTTTGTCGGCCGGCCCGTTCTGGACGGGATGAAAGAGGCCTACCCCGGCTTCGGCAGGGTGTCCTTCGAGGGAGGGCGGATCGATGTCCGGTAA
- a CDS encoding TonB-dependent receptor plug domain-containing protein: MVGRGAVRWLMAGILVLQASALFAAEEKKTAARLDEVVVVASPITEGNQVNRLGSQVTTVSEDQINALNAQDFQSAVRMVPGVIISRQNVVGSFGGGDGGAIYIRGRGSSRPGGEILTAVDGIPKAVGVWSHPLMDIMSVDRAQRIEIYKGAQPVLFGNGAFGVVNVVSKRQAEEGFYTNVRAGYGSYATFSQGVEHGGKVGNTDYYLLQGFRSSSGHRDFSSGELQEYFARVGHQIHPSWTVSLTGNATNNFAEDPGPEGNPAARQGTYRSNDQMTVLTLAHHYAAAKGTLKLYWNRGTGDWQDQRDPAGFFYDTTTDWDNYGARLQETITPWKNGEILGGVDLDFIGGKVTIDRDAPRADSTFPRETFRILSPYAALSHLFGEKSGWYAIPSAGARYFSHSDFDAEWGPQAGLVVGYGPTEFHASYAKGVNYPGVYVTAQSRLFWGGNTRWKSLDAETVDHVEAGLSHTVGRMFRADLTYFNDHGKNRMVLVTSPAPPRYENIGDFRVEGVEATVSWAPIDTLSLFAGVTRIFDRSPSNLPYSPGWAASAGVNCRFLRNVKFSADALYVDNQFTANNRQADWGGTSIAAVSAYLLLNAKLAWEFTSRTLGAKGEVYIAGENLTNESYALKKDYPMPGTTAMVGLDLKF; the protein is encoded by the coding sequence ATGGTTGGAAGAGGCGCCGTGCGATGGCTGATGGCCGGCATCCTCGTGTTGCAGGCCTCGGCGCTTTTTGCCGCGGAAGAGAAGAAGACCGCCGCGCGCCTCGATGAGGTGGTCGTCGTCGCATCGCCCATCACGGAGGGCAACCAGGTCAACCGCCTGGGAAGCCAGGTCACCACCGTGTCGGAGGACCAGATCAATGCGCTCAACGCCCAGGATTTCCAGTCGGCCGTCCGGATGGTCCCCGGCGTGATCATCTCGCGCCAGAATGTCGTCGGGAGCTTCGGCGGGGGCGACGGCGGCGCCATCTACATCCGCGGCAGGGGCAGTTCCAGGCCGGGTGGCGAAATCCTGACGGCCGTCGACGGCATCCCGAAGGCCGTCGGCGTGTGGTCCCACCCCCTCATGGACATCATGAGCGTCGACCGGGCCCAGCGGATCGAGATCTACAAGGGGGCGCAGCCCGTCCTGTTCGGCAACGGCGCCTTTGGCGTGGTGAACGTGGTCTCGAAGCGGCAGGCGGAAGAGGGGTTCTACACGAACGTCCGGGCGGGTTACGGCTCCTACGCCACCTTCTCCCAAGGGGTCGAACACGGCGGCAAAGTCGGAAACACCGATTATTACCTTCTCCAGGGCTTCCGCTCGTCCAGCGGCCACCGGGATTTCTCCAGCGGCGAGTTGCAGGAGTACTTCGCCCGGGTGGGTCATCAGATCCATCCGTCCTGGACCGTGAGCCTCACGGGGAACGCGACCAACAATTTCGCCGAGGACCCGGGCCCGGAGGGAAATCCCGCTGCCCGCCAGGGCACGTACCGGTCGAACGACCAGATGACGGTGCTCACCCTGGCCCACCACTACGCTGCGGCGAAGGGGACGCTGAAGCTCTACTGGAACCGGGGCACGGGCGACTGGCAGGACCAGCGGGATCCGGCGGGTTTCTTCTATGACACCACGACGGACTGGGACAACTACGGCGCCCGGCTGCAGGAGACGATCACCCCCTGGAAGAACGGCGAGATCCTCGGCGGCGTCGACCTGGATTTCATCGGGGGCAAGGTCACCATCGACAGGGATGCCCCCCGGGCCGACAGCACATTCCCCCGGGAGACCTTCCGCATCCTTTCGCCCTACGCGGCCCTGAGCCACCTCTTCGGGGAAAAGAGCGGCTGGTACGCGATCCCCTCGGCCGGGGCCCGCTATTTCTCGCACAGCGACTTCGACGCCGAATGGGGACCCCAGGCAGGGCTCGTCGTGGGTTACGGACCGACGGAATTCCACGCCTCCTATGCAAAGGGCGTCAACTACCCCGGCGTCTATGTCACGGCGCAGTCCAGGCTCTTTTGGGGCGGCAACACGCGATGGAAGAGCCTCGACGCGGAGACGGTGGATCATGTCGAGGCGGGCCTGAGCCACACCGTCGGCCGGATGTTCCGCGCCGACCTGACCTACTTCAACGACCACGGCAAGAACCGCATGGTCCTGGTGACGTCCCCCGCCCCCCCTCGATATGAAAACATCGGCGACTTCCGGGTCGAGGGCGTCGAGGCCACGGTGAGCTGGGCCCCGATCGACACCCTGTCCCTCTTTGCCGGCGTCACGCGCATTTTCGATCGCTCGCCATCCAACCTCCCCTATTCCCCCGGGTGGGCGGCCAGCGCCGGGGTCAACTGCCGGTTCCTGCGGAACGTCAAGTTCAGCGCCGATGCTCTCTACGTGGACAACCAGTTCACGGCCAACAACCGCCAGGCCGACTGGGGGGGAACCAGCATCGCCGCCGTCAGCGCATACCTTCTCCTGAATGCGAAACTGGCCTGGGAGTTCACCAGCCGGACACTCGGTGCGAAGGGCGAGGTCTACATCGCCGGCGAGAACCTGACCAACGAGAGCTACGCCCTGAAAAAGGACTACCCCATGCCGGGAACAACTGCTATGGTCGGGCTGGATTTGAAATTCTGA
- a CDS encoding iron ABC transporter permease, whose product MSGNAADILAGYGALLGRKAAVVAVLAALVVVLALAGLSVGSYPLSMADLLAALAGRADGVTSHVVSSIRLPRAAAAVTAGASLGVAGAVMQNVIRNPLASPFTLGVSQGAAFGAALAIVALGGHAAKGLATTVQSWLVALSAFAGALATVAAILLLSTLRRLTPASLILAGVAMSALFGAATMFLQFFSTDSQLAATVFWTFGDLGRAGWGDVLLMAAALAPGMAYFLWNSWGYNALEWGDETAGGLGVSVGTLRLASLVASALVAAVTVACLGVIGFVGLVAPHVMRFFVGDDHRFLLPCSALCGSSLLLAADILSRVLLAPVVVPVGIVTTFAGAPLLLYLLMKGRRVL is encoded by the coding sequence ATGTCCGGTAACGCTGCAGACATCCTGGCGGGATATGGCGCCCTGCTGGGGCGCAAGGCCGCCGTCGTGGCGGTGCTGGCGGCCCTCGTCGTTGTCCTCGCACTGGCCGGCCTCTCCGTGGGGTCCTATCCCCTCTCCATGGCGGATCTCCTGGCGGCTCTCGCCGGGAGGGCCGACGGGGTGACGTCCCACGTCGTCAGCAGCATCCGGCTCCCCCGGGCCGCGGCGGCCGTCACCGCGGGGGCCTCGCTCGGTGTTGCCGGCGCCGTGATGCAGAACGTGATCCGCAACCCGCTCGCCTCCCCGTTCACGCTGGGCGTCTCCCAGGGGGCGGCATTCGGCGCCGCCCTTGCGATCGTGGCGCTCGGCGGCCATGCGGCAAAGGGCCTGGCCACGACGGTGCAGTCGTGGCTGGTGGCGCTGTCGGCCTTTGCCGGCGCCTTGGCCACCGTCGCGGCCATCCTGCTGCTGTCCACGCTGCGTCGCCTCACGCCCGCGTCGCTGATCCTCGCGGGGGTGGCCATGAGCGCCCTGTTCGGCGCGGCGACGATGTTTCTGCAGTTCTTTTCGACGGATTCGCAGCTGGCGGCGACGGTCTTCTGGACCTTCGGCGATCTCGGGCGCGCCGGCTGGGGGGACGTCCTCCTGATGGCCGCGGCCCTCGCGCCGGGGATGGCCTACTTCCTGTGGAACAGCTGGGGCTACAATGCCCTGGAGTGGGGAGACGAGACCGCCGGCGGGCTGGGCGTCTCCGTCGGGACCCTCCGCCTGGCGAGCCTCGTGGCATCGGCCCTCGTGGCCGCCGTCACCGTCGCGTGCCTGGGGGTCATCGGGTTTGTCGGCCTCGTGGCGCCCCACGTCATGCGCTTCTTCGTGGGCGACGACCACCGCTTCCTTCTCCCCTGCTCGGCCCTGTGCGGATCGTCGCTTCTGCTTGCCGCCGACATCCTGTCGCGGGTCCTCCTGGCGCCGGTCGTCGTCCCCGTCGGGATCGTGACGACCTTTGCCGGGGCCCCTCTGCTGCTCTACCTCCTGATGAAGGGACGGAGGGTGCTGTGA
- a CDS encoding DUF364 domain-containing protein: protein MLATGEIAGRLHRRLLDESRRVFVEGVRIGASYIAVVLAGERVGLAARLKEAVGTEIEPPRDGGRWARRPAEELLQMLVSGRGAVERALGLATANALIDPPASDEGEDTIGLMRLRPGERVAMVGLFRPIVPRLEASGVRLTVIERDTPASERREALGACDVAIVTATTILNGTLEGILGELRRPRHVALIGPSTPLCGEIFRDTPVTHLGGSAIADGAAVLKVIARGGGTPEMRPYLRFVNVRVQRP from the coding sequence ATGCTTGCAACAGGCGAAATCGCCGGACGCCTGCACCGCCGTCTTCTCGACGAGAGCCGGCGGGTTTTCGTCGAGGGCGTCAGGATCGGGGCGAGCTACATCGCCGTGGTCCTGGCCGGGGAGCGCGTCGGGCTCGCCGCCCGGCTCAAGGAGGCCGTCGGCACGGAGATCGAGCCCCCGCGCGACGGCGGCCGATGGGCGCGGAGGCCGGCGGAAGAGCTCCTGCAGATGCTGGTCTCCGGCCGGGGAGCGGTTGAGCGCGCGCTGGGACTCGCCACGGCCAACGCTCTCATCGACCCCCCCGCCTCGGACGAGGGGGAAGACACGATCGGCCTCATGCGGCTCCGGCCCGGCGAGCGGGTCGCCATGGTGGGGCTCTTCCGGCCCATCGTTCCGCGGCTCGAGGCCTCCGGGGTGCGGCTCACGGTCATCGAGCGGGACACGCCGGCGAGTGAGAGGCGCGAGGCGCTCGGGGCCTGCGACGTGGCCATCGTCACGGCCACGACGATTTTGAACGGGACCCTCGAGGGGATCCTCGGCGAGTTGCGGCGCCCGCGCCACGTCGCCCTCATCGGGCCTTCCACGCCCCTGTGCGGGGAGATCTTCCGGGACACCCCCGTGACGCACCTCGGGGGATCGGCGATTGCCGACGGCGCGGCCGTTCTGAAGGTGATCGCCCGGGGCGGCGGGACGCCGGAGATGCGGCCATACCTGCGGTTCGTGAACGTCAGGGTGCAGCGGCCATGA
- a CDS encoding nitrogenase reductase, which produces MPKILFCGKGGSGKSTLLALLALYVGETRDVLVVDTDESNTGLARMMGLQPPRQTLMDYLGGKSAFRRRMGAPGEKTGFLEQPGGPAGLPPGACESVRGRIRLVSVGKIEHAHEGCACPMGVLARSVLGSLPAADGRWVLVDTEAGIEHIGRGLLEGMDAAVAVVDPSRDAAALAGKIVKLAAEDGTRCLVVMNRVDGHTGALLREALEDEGLRAVAAFGNSRAVAESNLRSRPLPLEDLRGEIEKLAEALER; this is translated from the coding sequence ATGCCCAAGATCCTCTTCTGCGGCAAAGGGGGCAGCGGGAAGAGCACCCTGCTTGCCCTGCTTGCCCTCTACGTCGGCGAGACCCGCGACGTCCTGGTCGTCGATACGGACGAGTCCAACACGGGGCTGGCCCGCATGATGGGCCTTCAGCCGCCGCGGCAGACACTCATGGACTACCTCGGCGGCAAGTCCGCCTTCCGCAGGCGGATGGGCGCACCGGGAGAGAAGACGGGATTCCTCGAGCAGCCCGGCGGCCCGGCAGGGCTCCCCCCCGGGGCCTGCGAAAGCGTCCGGGGCCGCATCCGCCTGGTCTCCGTGGGGAAGATCGAGCACGCCCACGAGGGCTGCGCCTGCCCCATGGGAGTGCTGGCGCGCAGCGTCCTCGGGAGCCTTCCCGCCGCAGACGGCCGGTGGGTCCTCGTCGACACGGAGGCCGGCATCGAGCACATCGGCCGGGGGCTGCTGGAGGGGATGGATGCCGCCGTCGCCGTCGTCGATCCGTCCCGGGACGCCGCGGCCCTGGCGGGCAAGATCGTGAAGCTCGCAGCCGAGGACGGCACGCGCTGCCTCGTGGTCATGAACCGGGTGGACGGCCACACGGGCGCGCTCCTGCGCGAGGCCCTCGAGGACGAGGGGCTCCGCGCCGTCGCGGCGTTCGGGAACAGCCGGGCCGTTGCCGAGTCGAACCTCCGGTCGCGACCTCTGCCTCTCGAGGATCTCCGCGGGGAGATCGAAAAACTGGCGGAGGCCCTCGAGCGGTGA
- a CDS encoding energy transducer TonB yields MERLPETRSPLASAAAASLALHAAVVLAVILWAADSAPRLIVGGGGGVIAVSLVDDAASHGQTGGDRQDAGITARPARAAADRRDKRAPEKRVSAAEASMRETPPRGDAGTELAVTGAVFPAQAGTAGVGVAVAGAAEAAGRGVDAAGAQITGAIPRYRDNPRPDYPRAARLKGWEGLVLVDAEVGADGTVEDVRLKASSGHAVLDRSALAAVRDWKFEPGRRMGVPVRMRVDVPVRFVLRE; encoded by the coding sequence ATGGAGCGTCTCCCGGAAACCCGCAGCCCCCTCGCATCGGCCGCCGCGGCCTCGCTTGCGCTGCATGCCGCCGTTGTCCTTGCCGTCATCCTGTGGGCGGCGGACTCCGCCCCGAGGCTGATCGTGGGCGGCGGGGGCGGGGTCATCGCCGTATCCCTCGTGGACGATGCGGCCTCACACGGGCAGACGGGGGGCGACCGGCAGGACGCGGGCATCACCGCAAGGCCGGCAAGGGCCGCGGCGGATCGAAGAGACAAGAGGGCCCCTGAGAAGCGGGTGAGTGCGGCCGAGGCGTCGATGCGCGAGACCCCGCCCCGGGGGGACGCCGGGACGGAGCTCGCCGTCACGGGGGCCGTCTTCCCTGCCCAAGCCGGCACGGCAGGCGTCGGCGTCGCCGTCGCCGGGGCAGCGGAGGCCGCCGGCAGGGGGGTGGACGCTGCAGGCGCGCAGATCACGGGTGCCATTCCCCGATACCGCGACAACCCGCGCCCGGACTACCCCAGGGCGGCACGGCTGAAAGGCTGGGAGGGTCTCGTGCTCGTGGACGCGGAGGTGGGCGCCGATGGAACGGTTGAAGACGTGCGGCTCAAGGCATCGTCCGGGCACGCCGTGCTGGACCGCTCGGCCCTCGCCGCCGTCCGTGACTGGAAATTCGAGCCGGGCAGGCGCATGGGCGTCCCGGTGAGGATGCGGGTGGACGTGCCGGTCCGGTTCGTGCTGCGGGAATAA
- the mobB gene encoding molybdopterin-guanine dinucleotide biosynthesis protein B, with the protein MRKIPIVSIVGYSGSGKTTLVEKLIPELRRRGLRVATIKHNRHGFDIDREGKDSWRHRRAGAVMTVLASPGKVAVMADTEGDPGPGELGERFIRGVDVVLAEGFKKNPYPKIEVWRQALGREFMSRDDPALMAVAGDDPGGLTAPRYSLDDIPGLADLIVSRVMRR; encoded by the coding sequence ATGAGGAAGATCCCCATCGTGTCCATCGTGGGCTACTCGGGAAGCGGCAAGACGACCCTCGTCGAGAAGCTCATCCCCGAGCTCAGGCGGCGGGGCCTTCGGGTGGCCACGATCAAGCACAACCGCCACGGGTTCGACATCGACCGCGAGGGGAAGGACAGCTGGCGCCACCGCAGGGCGGGGGCGGTCATGACCGTCCTGGCCTCGCCGGGCAAGGTGGCCGTCATGGCCGACACCGAGGGGGACCCGGGCCCCGGAGAGCTGGGGGAACGCTTCATCCGCGGCGTCGACGTCGTCCTCGCGGAAGGATTCAAGAAGAACCCCTACCCGAAGATCGAGGTCTGGCGCCAGGCCCTGGGCAGGGAGTTCATGTCCCGGGACGACCCGGCGCTCATGGCCGTGGCCGGCGACGATCCCGGCGGGCTGACGGCTCCGCGCTACAGCCTCGACGACATCCCGGGTCTGGCCGATCTCATCGTGAGCAGGGTCATGCGGCGATGA
- a CDS encoding cupin domain-containing protein, which yields MQAETKERGPLESFILTLPGPEVPYFPILSPPGSVTMRSGLVTLQSGGDVGEHSTNDHEEILVILEGAGEVEAEGYGRRPVKGGQVVFIPPRTTHNVFNTDSAPLRYVFIVARAV from the coding sequence ATGCAGGCCGAGACGAAAGAGCGGGGCCCTCTGGAATCCTTCATCCTCACCCTCCCGGGGCCCGAGGTGCCCTACTTCCCGATCCTCTCGCCCCCAGGCAGCGTGACCATGCGCTCGGGACTGGTGACGCTGCAGAGCGGAGGGGATGTCGGCGAGCACAGCACGAATGACCACGAGGAGATCCTGGTCATCCTGGAAGGTGCCGGCGAGGTGGAGGCGGAAGGCTACGGCAGGCGCCCGGTGAAAGGGGGGCAGGTGGTCTTCATCCCGCCCCGGACAACCCACAACGTGTTCAACACCGACTCGGCGCCGCTGCGGTACGTTTTCATCGTCGCGCGGGCCGTCTGA
- the hypE gene encoding hydrogenase expression/formation protein HypE, translating to MKHDRILLEHGGGGLLSHELITEVFLPILGNPCLERLEDSAVVRVGDLLLCFTTDSYVIDPIFFPGGDIGSLAVHGTVNDLSVCGGMPLVMSAGFILEEGFPMEDLRRVTLSMAEAARKAGVAVVTGDTKVVARGAADGLFINTSGIGLVEYPASLSVKSIAPGDTVIVSGTVGDHGAAVLSRRRELGVISEVRSDSAPLNGLIRAVLEASPNVHCMRDPTRGGLGAILAEIAAQSGCLIELREKDVPVREEVRGICEILGFDPLFLANEGKVAVFCAPEDAEKVLAAMRAHEYGKEAAAIGSVGARGRGRLVLRTAIGGSREVDLPVGELVPRIC from the coding sequence ATGAAACACGACCGGATTCTTCTCGAGCACGGGGGCGGGGGGCTGTTGAGCCACGAGCTGATCACGGAGGTCTTTCTGCCGATTCTGGGAAACCCCTGCCTGGAGCGGCTCGAGGACAGTGCGGTCGTCCGCGTGGGAGACCTGCTGCTGTGCTTCACGACGGACTCCTATGTCATCGACCCGATATTCTTCCCCGGCGGCGATATCGGGTCGCTCGCCGTCCACGGGACCGTGAACGACCTGTCGGTCTGCGGGGGGATGCCGCTCGTCATGAGCGCAGGCTTCATCCTCGAGGAGGGCTTCCCGATGGAGGACCTGCGGCGGGTCACCCTCTCCATGGCCGAAGCCGCCAGGAAGGCCGGCGTCGCCGTCGTCACGGGGGATACGAAGGTGGTCGCCCGGGGGGCCGCCGACGGCCTGTTCATCAACACCTCCGGCATCGGCCTCGTCGAGTACCCGGCGTCCCTCTCGGTGAAGAGCATCGCCCCGGGGGACACGGTCATCGTGAGCGGCACCGTCGGCGACCATGGCGCCGCCGTGCTGAGCCGCCGCAGGGAACTGGGGGTGATCTCCGAGGTCCGCTCCGACTCGGCCCCCCTCAACGGCCTCATCAGGGCGGTCCTCGAGGCGAGCCCCAACGTCCACTGCATGCGCGATCCCACCCGGGGGGGCCTCGGGGCGATCCTCGCCGAGATCGCCGCGCAGTCGGGCTGCCTGATCGAATTGCGGGAGAAGGACGTGCCCGTCCGGGAGGAGGTGCGGGGGATCTGCGAGATCCTCGGGTTCGATCCCCTCTTTCTCGCCAACGAGGGGAAGGTGGCCGTCTTCTGCGCCCCCGAGGACGCGGAGAAGGTGCTGGCGGCGATGCGGGCCCACGAGTACGGCAAGGAGGCCGCCGCCATCGGCTCCGTGGGCGCGCGCGGCCGGGGGCGGCTCGTGCTCCGCACGGCCATCGGGGGCTCCCGCGAGGTCGACCTCCCCGTGGGCGAGCTGGTACCGCGGATCTGCTGA
- a CDS encoding ABC transporter ATP-binding protein, with translation MTLEIENIRFSYGKTPVLRQVSLRAEPGHVVAVLGENGSGKSTLLRAIHRLLVPQGGSVLVEGRAVDRMSPRQIARLMGYLPQKSPEASFTVFDAVLLGRAPHLQWSVSQRDREVVLRVLSLLNLEKEALRNVLELSGGEMQKVFIARALAQEPRVLLLDEPINHLDVKNQIDVMTILRRVTAELAIVSLVVLHDINNALRFADRFLLIKAGEVVAFGGPDVITPANVRTLYNLDVTVARVDGVAVVVPRANGKAAAPIGTGVD, from the coding sequence GTGACGCTCGAGATCGAGAACATCCGTTTTTCCTACGGCAAGACCCCCGTGCTCAGGCAGGTGAGCCTCCGGGCCGAACCCGGGCATGTCGTCGCCGTTTTGGGTGAAAACGGGTCGGGCAAATCGACGCTCCTGCGGGCGATCCATCGGCTCCTGGTGCCGCAGGGGGGGAGCGTCTTGGTCGAGGGACGCGCCGTTGACCGCATGAGCCCGCGCCAGATCGCCCGCCTCATGGGATACCTGCCCCAGAAGTCCCCCGAGGCGTCGTTCACGGTCTTCGACGCCGTTTTGCTGGGCAGGGCCCCGCACCTCCAGTGGAGCGTTTCGCAGCGCGACAGGGAGGTGGTTCTGCGGGTGCTCTCCCTCCTGAACCTGGAGAAAGAGGCCCTGAGGAACGTCCTGGAGCTCTCCGGCGGGGAGATGCAGAAGGTCTTCATCGCGAGGGCCCTCGCACAGGAGCCGAGGGTCCTGCTTCTCGACGAGCCGATCAACCACCTCGACGTGAAAAACCAGATCGACGTCATGACGATCCTCCGGCGGGTGACGGCGGAGCTCGCCATCGTGTCCCTCGTCGTCCTGCACGACATCAACAACGCCCTGCGCTTCGCGGACCGGTTCCTTCTCATCAAGGCGGGTGAGGTTGTCGCCTTCGGCGGGCCCGACGTGATCACCCCCGCCAACGTCCGCACGCTCTACAACCTGGATGTCACGGTGGCCCGGGTCGACGGGGTTGCCGTGGTCGTTCCGAGGGCGAACGGCAAGGCCGCCGCCCCGATCGGAACAGGGGTGGATTGA
- a CDS encoding cytochrome c, translating into MLNRRTARAATCGTLLILALFPVLLVTPAIGQDGKQIYNNRCALCHGAEGDGKGIIMQIAPFGPDFWKANDDAAIAKAIVEGKGRMPAIPLSPEETRAVVEYMKSSFKK; encoded by the coding sequence ATGCTGAACAGAAGGACCGCCCGTGCGGCGACATGCGGAACGCTTCTGATCCTTGCCCTGTTCCCCGTGCTGCTTGTCACGCCCGCCATCGGCCAGGACGGAAAGCAGATTTACAACAACCGCTGCGCCCTGTGCCACGGGGCCGAAGGCGACGGCAAGGGCATCATCATGCAGATCGCGCCCTTCGGGCCGGACTTCTGGAAGGCCAACGACGACGCGGCCATCGCGAAGGCGATCGTCGAGGGCAAGGGCCGCATGCCCGCCATCCCGCTCTCCCCCGAGGAGACAAGGGCCGTCGTGGAGTACATGAAATCGTCGTTCAAGAAGTGA
- the nikR gene encoding nickel-responsive transcriptional regulator NikR: MSEIIRFGVSLEKNLLLRFDRLIREKKYTNRSEAIRDLIRQEMVKKEWEEGGDVAGAITFIYDHHKRDLLNRIMDLQHDYQNIIISTQHIHLDHDNCLEIVAVRGNAGDVLELADALKALKGVRHGTLSMTGTGKETK; the protein is encoded by the coding sequence ATGTCCGAGATCATCCGTTTCGGCGTGTCCCTCGAGAAAAACCTGCTTCTGCGGTTCGACCGCCTGATCCGGGAGAAGAAGTACACGAACCGCTCCGAGGCGATCCGGGACCTGATCCGGCAGGAGATGGTCAAGAAGGAGTGGGAAGAGGGGGGGGATGTGGCCGGGGCCATCACCTTCATCTACGATCACCACAAGCGCGACCTGCTCAACCGGATCATGGACCTCCAGCACGATTATCAGAACATCATCATCTCGACGCAGCACATCCATCTCGACCACGACAACTGCCTGGAGATCGTGGCCGTCAGGGGGAACGCCGGCGACGTCCTTGAACTGGCCGATGCCCTGAAGGCCCTCAAGGGGGTGCGGCACGGCACGCTGAGCATGACGGGGACCGGGAAAGAGACGAAGTGA